In Deltaproteobacteria bacterium, the following proteins share a genomic window:
- a CDS encoding IS1 family transposase yields MYYTDDWSVYHDLIPPEQHVVSKTGTQLLESDNSNTRHRVARFTRRTKVVPDLKK; encoded by the coding sequence ATCTATTACACCGATGATTGGTCCGTCTACCATGATCTAATACCACCTGAACAGCACGTAGTGAGCAAAACGGGAACCCAACTCTTGGAAAGTGACAATTCCAATACACGCCATCGGGTAGCCCGTTTTACCCGCAGGACAAAGGTAGTCCCCGATCTGAAAAAA